A genomic segment from Modestobacter roseus encodes:
- a CDS encoding LLM class flavin-dependent oxidoreductase: MSDPGRPLSFGAFLTPGAADADRTVALAVLAEQVGLDLVTFSDHPYQPAFLDTWTLLSFVAARTSRVHLAANVTNLPLRPPAVLARSVAALDLLSGGRVELGLGAGAFWDAIAAMGGQRLTGGQAVQALEEAIDVVRQTWDAGARGGVRVEGEFHRVVGAKRGPAPAHDVGIWLGAYKPRMLALTGRRADGWLPSLSYLQPGDLARGNALIDEAAVGAGRSPADVRRLLNVTGTFTTTGHGPLRGPLQGRVQGALQGPAEQWAEELAELALAERISTFVLGSDDPDDLRRFAAEVAPAVRELVAAEGRTAVAAPPGPAAGTPAFPVAPTPDDGARRSDRQVWDESTRPTGPAPDPARDYTDAELAQGQHLVAIHDGLRSELAQVQSLVDQVAAGTMDVGTARSHISLMTMRQNKWTLGTYCEAYCRIVTTHHTIEDQSMFPHLRAGDPRLGPVIDRLEQEHHAIHDVLENVDRALVEFVGGSDGTVTDGMAGLRAAVDLLSDTLLSHLAYEERELVEPLARLGMH; the protein is encoded by the coding sequence GTGAGCGACCCCGGCCGTCCCCTGTCCTTCGGCGCCTTCCTGACCCCCGGCGCCGCCGACGCCGACCGCACCGTCGCCCTGGCGGTGCTGGCCGAGCAGGTGGGGCTGGACCTGGTCACGTTCTCCGACCACCCGTACCAGCCGGCCTTCCTGGACACCTGGACGCTGCTGAGCTTCGTGGCCGCACGCACCAGCAGGGTGCACCTGGCGGCGAACGTGACCAACCTGCCGCTGCGGCCGCCGGCGGTGCTGGCCCGCAGCGTGGCCGCCCTCGACCTGCTCAGCGGTGGCCGGGTGGAGCTGGGCCTGGGCGCCGGCGCCTTCTGGGACGCCATCGCCGCGATGGGCGGGCAGCGGCTCACCGGAGGGCAGGCGGTGCAGGCGCTGGAGGAGGCGATCGACGTCGTCCGGCAGACCTGGGACGCCGGCGCGCGCGGGGGCGTGCGGGTCGAGGGGGAGTTCCACCGGGTGGTCGGCGCGAAGCGCGGCCCGGCGCCGGCGCACGACGTCGGCATCTGGCTGGGCGCCTACAAGCCGCGGATGCTCGCCCTGACCGGCCGCCGGGCCGACGGCTGGCTGCCGTCGCTGAGCTACCTGCAGCCCGGCGACCTGGCGCGCGGCAATGCGCTGATCGACGAGGCCGCGGTCGGGGCCGGCCGGTCGCCGGCGGACGTGCGCCGGCTGCTCAACGTCACCGGCACGTTCACCACCACCGGCCATGGCCCGCTGCGGGGCCCGCTGCAGGGCCGGGTGCAGGGTGCGCTGCAGGGGCCGGCCGAGCAGTGGGCCGAGGAACTGGCCGAACTGGCGTTGGCGGAGCGGATCAGCACGTTCGTCCTGGGCAGCGACGACCCCGACGACCTGCGCCGCTTCGCCGCCGAGGTGGCCCCCGCCGTCCGCGAGCTGGTGGCCGCCGAGGGCAGGACGGCCGTCGCGGCGCCGCCCGGGCCCGCGGCGGGGACGCCGGCGTTCCCCGTCGCCCCCACGCCCGACGACGGGGCCCGGCGCAGCGACCGGCAGGTGTGGGACGAGTCGACCCGCCCGACCGGCCCGGCGCCGGACCCCGCGCGTGACTACACCGACGCCGAGCTCGCCCAGGGCCAGCACCTGGTCGCTATCCACGACGGGCTGCGCAGCGAGCTGGCCCAGGTGCAGTCGCTGGTCGACCAGGTGGCCGCCGGGACGATGGACGTCGGGACGGCCCGGTCGCACATCAGCCTGATGACCATGCGGCAGAACAAGTGGACGCTGGGCACGTACTGCGAGGCCTACTGCCGGATCGTGACCACGCACCACACCATCGAGGACCAGTCGATGTTCCCGCACCTGCGGGCCGGTGACCCGCGGCTCGGCCCGGTGATCGACCGGCTGGAGCAGGAGCACCACGCCATCCACGACGTGCTGGAGAACGTCGACCGGGCGCTGGTCGAGTTCGTCGGCGGCTCCGACGGCACGGTCACCGACGGGATGGCCGGGCTGCGGGCCGCCGTCGACCTGCTCAGCGACACGCTGCTGTCGCACCTGGCCTACGAGGAGCGGGAGCTGGTCGAGCCGCTCGCCCGGCTCGGCATGCACTGA
- a CDS encoding DUF2254 domain-containing protein, whose amino-acid sequence MSGLRDGPLGAVVDRVRGALWPIPFIGIVIAVGLGVLLPTVDGWLAWGDHPLTFAFGGGPAAARDLLNAIAGSLISVTGLVFSLTVLALQLSSSQYSPRLLQTFVTDRVVQLTLAQLVLTFVYALTVLRTVRTADATVGESAFVPRLSISVAYLLTLGSVVALVLFIGHLASVLRVETMLRDVHDESTTTIATELGSSSDHDQGGAGGSGPARGREVLLTARSSGFLVGIDARAAAAAAAEARVVVELGVRMGDSVVEGTPVARARLEPGADLDVDALADRLDESLQLHFERSASRDVAYGLRKVVDIALRALSPGINDPTTAVHALSHASAILGKLAVHPADGRAHRDEDGNVRVVVPPWTLPALLQLTMEEPLHFAEGQPAVLRRLAGLLQEFAWQARGRDVDDQVLGYADAVAASARSSTQVPESETRAWRERVAQALAGEWPAAGR is encoded by the coding sequence GTGAGCGGGTTGCGCGACGGCCCGCTCGGCGCAGTGGTCGATCGGGTGCGCGGGGCACTGTGGCCGATCCCGTTCATCGGGATCGTGATCGCCGTCGGCCTCGGCGTCCTGCTGCCCACGGTCGACGGCTGGCTCGCCTGGGGTGACCACCCGCTGACCTTCGCCTTCGGGGGCGGCCCCGCGGCTGCCCGGGACCTGCTCAACGCGATCGCGGGTTCGCTGATCTCGGTGACCGGTCTGGTCTTCTCCCTCACCGTGCTGGCCCTGCAGTTGAGCAGCAGCCAGTACTCGCCGCGGCTGCTGCAGACCTTCGTCACCGACCGGGTGGTGCAGCTGACGCTGGCCCAGCTGGTGCTCACCTTCGTCTACGCGCTCACCGTGCTCCGGACCGTGCGGACGGCCGATGCGACGGTCGGCGAGTCGGCGTTCGTCCCCCGCCTGTCGATCAGCGTCGCCTACCTGCTGACCCTGGGCAGCGTCGTGGCGCTGGTGCTCTTCATCGGCCACCTGGCCTCGGTCCTGCGGGTCGAGACGATGCTCCGCGACGTGCACGACGAGTCCACCACCACGATCGCCACCGAGCTCGGCAGCAGCAGCGACCACGACCAGGGAGGGGCGGGGGGCAGCGGCCCCGCCCGCGGGCGTGAGGTGCTGCTCACCGCCCGGTCCAGCGGCTTCCTCGTCGGGATCGACGCCCGGGCCGCGGCGGCGGCCGCGGCCGAGGCGCGGGTGGTCGTGGAGCTCGGCGTGCGGATGGGCGACTCGGTGGTCGAGGGCACGCCGGTCGCCCGCGCTCGGCTCGAGCCCGGCGCGGACCTCGACGTCGACGCGCTGGCCGACCGGCTGGACGAGTCGCTCCAGCTGCACTTCGAGCGCTCGGCCAGCCGCGACGTCGCCTACGGCCTGCGCAAGGTGGTCGACATCGCGCTGCGGGCGCTCTCCCCGGGCATCAACGACCCGACGACGGCGGTGCACGCCTTGTCCCACGCCTCGGCGATCCTCGGGAAGCTCGCCGTGCACCCGGCCGACGGGCGGGCGCACCGCGACGAGGACGGGAACGTGCGGGTGGTCGTGCCGCCGTGGACGCTGCCGGCGTTGCTCCAGCTGACCATGGAGGAGCCGTTGCACTTCGCCGAGGGCCAACCCGCGGTGCTGCGCCGGCTGGCCGGACTGCTGCAGGAGTTCGCCTGGCAGGCCCGCGGCCGGGACGTGGACGACCAGGTGCTCGGCTACGCCGACGCCGTCGCGGCGAGCGCGCGCAGCTCGACCCAGGTGCCGGAGTCGGAGACCCGGGCCTGGCGCGAGCGGGTGGCCCAGGCCCTCGCGGGGGAGTGGCCGGCCGCGGGACGCTGA
- a CDS encoding patatin-like phospholipase family protein has protein sequence MPPRTHVVLGGGAALGAFQAGALQGLLGAGVVVDHLHGASVGAINAAFLAVRPDARRADELAALWQDPALTGVLRPGWRSRTAGLARSLRRGGALLDDRPLRRMIATHVPAHDLAELSVPVTVTTTCLDCGTAARHATGAVGDALVASSALPGLFRPVLLPDGHRHVDGGIVDGVPVSAALEVAGPDDRVLVLDCGLAPVTGRADVCAAASDVVPALACGLPVTEGRAAYVPPVESGPGALDTVLQSFTVARAAANRAAVREGLADPRVEVVPHVADAWAAGLLETLPAGPRDLRSTAALLRAGREVAERWLAGRPESSSTAVQDG, from the coding sequence GTGCCCCCGCGGACCCACGTCGTGCTCGGCGGCGGCGCTGCCCTGGGTGCCTTCCAGGCGGGCGCGCTGCAGGGCCTGCTCGGCGCCGGGGTCGTCGTCGACCACCTGCACGGGGCGTCGGTCGGCGCGATCAACGCCGCCTTCCTCGCCGTCCGGCCCGACGCCCGCCGCGCGGACGAGCTCGCCGCCCTGTGGCAGGACCCGGCGCTGACCGGCGTGCTCCGCCCGGGGTGGCGTTCCCGCACCGCCGGGCTGGCGCGCTCGCTGCGCCGGGGCGGCGCGCTGCTGGACGACCGGCCACTGCGCCGGATGATCGCCACCCACGTGCCCGCGCACGACCTGGCCGAGTTGTCGGTGCCGGTCACGGTCACCACCACCTGCCTGGACTGCGGCACCGCCGCCCGGCACGCGACCGGCGCGGTCGGCGACGCCCTGGTGGCCAGCTCGGCGCTGCCCGGGCTGTTCCGCCCGGTTCTGCTGCCCGACGGCCACCGCCACGTCGACGGCGGCATCGTCGACGGCGTCCCGGTGTCCGCGGCGCTCGAGGTGGCCGGCCCGGACGACCGGGTGCTCGTGCTCGACTGCGGGCTGGCCCCGGTCACCGGGCGCGCGGACGTCTGCGCCGCCGCGTCCGACGTCGTCCCGGCGCTGGCCTGCGGCCTGCCGGTGACGGAGGGCCGCGCCGCCTACGTGCCGCCGGTGGAGAGCGGTCCGGGGGCGCTGGACACGGTGCTGCAGTCGTTCACCGTCGCCCGGGCAGCCGCCAACCGCGCCGCCGTCCGCGAGGGGCTGGCCGACCCACGGGTGGAGGTCGTCCCGCACGTCGCCGATGCCTGGGCGGCCGGGCTGCTGGAGACGCTGCCCGCCGGGCCGCGGGACCTGCGCAGCACGGCCGCGCTGCTGCGGGCCGGGCGCGAGGTCGCCGAGCGCTGGCTGGCCGGGCGCCCGGAGAGCAGCTCAACCGCGGTGCAGGACGGCTGA
- a CDS encoding GDSL-type esterase/lipase family protein, producing MTVVAALGDSLTCGEGVGLRIEPAATWVGQVAAALPGAQLVPLAVAGARVADVRDRQLARLDETVAGGPDLATLLVGLNDVARSGFDADSVGAGVFGVVAALRGRGAEVLVGRLHDPAAVLRLRGPLATAVRRRTAAVNAAVDAAGALPGVHVVDLAGVPALAAGAGWAVDRVHPSRTGHQGLAVAAAGVLRTAGWDLPPLREPDPGRGPTVAAQAWWAVRHGLPYALGHARELGGPVASAVLHRG from the coding sequence ATGACCGTCGTCGCCGCGCTGGGGGACAGCCTGACCTGCGGCGAGGGCGTCGGGCTGCGGATCGAGCCGGCCGCCACCTGGGTGGGGCAGGTCGCGGCCGCGCTCCCGGGCGCGCAGCTGGTGCCGCTGGCGGTGGCCGGGGCGCGGGTCGCCGACGTCCGGGACCGGCAGCTGGCCCGGCTGGACGAGACGGTGGCCGGTGGGCCGGACCTGGCGACGCTGCTGGTCGGGCTCAACGACGTGGCCCGCTCCGGCTTCGACGCGGACTCGGTCGGCGCCGGCGTGTTCGGGGTGGTCGCCGCGCTGCGGGGCCGCGGGGCCGAGGTGCTCGTCGGCCGGCTGCACGACCCGGCCGCCGTGCTGCGGCTGCGCGGCCCGCTCGCGACGGCGGTGCGGCGGCGCACCGCCGCGGTCAACGCCGCGGTCGACGCCGCCGGCGCGCTGCCCGGGGTGCACGTCGTCGACCTGGCGGGTGTGCCCGCGCTGGCCGCGGGTGCGGGGTGGGCGGTCGACCGGGTGCACCCGAGCCGCACCGGCCACCAGGGGCTGGCGGTCGCCGCGGCCGGGGTCCTCCGGACGGCCGGCTGGGACCTGCCGCCCCTGCGGGAGCCGGACCCGGGCCGGGGGCCGACCGTCGCCGCGCAGGCCTGGTGGGCGGTGCGCCACGGGCTGCCCTACGCCCTGGGGCACGCCCGGGAACTCGGTGGGCCGGTGGCCTCAGCCGTCCTGCACCGCGGTTGA
- a CDS encoding glycosyltransferase: MRVLQAANFVSATSGGLRTALDHLAGGYAAAGHEVVQLVPGPADDVVATGWGRRVVLRSPALVVAPGYRALLDRRRVRSAVERFAPDVLEVHDRTTLRWLGRWARAAGVPSLTVSHERLDRWVRQFTRLPGTAVADRVNAGLVADFDTVVCTTEWAAAEFRRIGAEHLVVVPLGVDAGTFAARTGERPGRTEGVRLVMASRLSWEKRPDLAVSTLRALRRRGVDARLVVAGEGPLRRPLQAAARGLPVQWLGYVSGRDRLAGVLADGDVALAPGPIETFGLAALEALACGTPVVASSASALPGVLGPRAGRSAAGTGAALADAVQDLLTVPEQVRREAARERAEQFPWDATVRGFLAVHEAAVRAAA; the protein is encoded by the coding sequence ATGAGGGTCCTGCAGGCGGCCAACTTCGTCTCGGCCACCTCGGGCGGGCTGCGCACCGCCCTCGACCACCTCGCCGGGGGCTACGCCGCGGCCGGCCACGAGGTGGTCCAGCTGGTACCGGGTCCGGCGGACGACGTGGTGGCCACCGGCTGGGGCCGCCGGGTCGTGCTGCGGAGCCCCGCGCTGGTCGTGGCCCCGGGCTACCGGGCGCTGCTGGACCGCCGGCGGGTCCGGTCGGCGGTCGAGCGGTTCGCCCCGGACGTGCTGGAGGTGCACGACCGCACCACCCTGCGCTGGCTGGGGCGGTGGGCCCGTGCCGCCGGCGTCCCGTCGCTCACGGTCAGCCACGAACGCCTCGACCGGTGGGTGCGGCAGTTCACCCGGCTGCCCGGCACCGCGGTGGCCGACCGGGTCAACGCCGGCCTGGTCGCCGACTTCGACACCGTCGTCTGCACGACCGAGTGGGCCGCGGCGGAGTTCCGCCGGATCGGCGCGGAGCACCTGGTGGTCGTCCCGCTGGGCGTGGACGCCGGAACCTTCGCCGCGCGCACCGGCGAGCGGCCCGGCCGCACCGAGGGCGTCCGGCTGGTGATGGCCAGCCGGCTCTCCTGGGAGAAGCGCCCCGACCTCGCGGTCAGCACGCTGCGCGCGCTGCGCCGCCGCGGCGTGGACGCCCGGCTCGTCGTGGCGGGGGAGGGGCCGCTCCGCCGCCCGTTGCAGGCGGCCGCGCGCGGGCTGCCGGTCCAGTGGCTGGGCTACGTCAGCGGCCGGGACCGGCTGGCCGGGGTGCTCGCCGACGGCGACGTCGCGCTCGCCCCCGGGCCCATCGAGACGTTCGGGCTCGCGGCGCTGGAGGCGCTGGCGTGCGGCACCCCGGTGGTCGCCTCGTCCGCGTCCGCGCTGCCCGGCGTGCTCGGGCCGCGGGCCGGACGGTCGGCGGCCGGCACCGGCGCCGCCCTAGCCGACGCCGTCCAGGACCTGCTCACCGTCCCGGAACAGGTCCGCCGCGAGGCAGCCCGGGAGCGGGCCGAGCAGTTCCCGTGGGACGCCACCGTGCGCGGCTTCCTCGCGGTGCACGAGGCGGCCGTGCGGGCGGCGGCATGA
- a CDS encoding bifunctional 3'-5' exonuclease/DNA polymerase, translating to MERVLLVRRGPDVEARLEDGDDVRVTRLPAGQLPAFVAARESAGQQPVRWVWDDTTRWYPALLDAGVRVARCTDLRLCHALLRRSPFVAQALLTGPDTAGWDALQPVVAADPALFPLADPADALDPVAEAARQQAARAGSPQRHRLGLLLAAESSGALVAAEMTHAGLPWRTDLHERLLTDLLGPRPPAGHRPVVLERLAADVRAALRAPELNPDSPGGLLRALQTAGLPVEDTRSWTLEQLDHPGVAPLLEYKKLSRLLTANGWNWLDTWVRGGRFRSVFVPGGVVTGRWASNGGGALSVPALIRPAAVADEGWRFVVADVAQLEPRVLAGMSRDTAMAEAARSADLYAGMVTSGAVATRAEAKVGMLGAMYGGTRGESGRMMPRLTRRYPRAIGLVEEAARAGERGEVVHTLLGRGSPLPTGPWAERAVEPAEGALSPEDRDRHRRAWGRFTRNFVVQGTGAEWALCWLADLRNRLWRLGEGALTDRPHLVFFLHDEVLVHTPAQHADAVAAAVRESAAEAGRLLFGDFPVDFPLDVAVVRSWADAD from the coding sequence GTGGAGCGGGTCCTGCTGGTGCGGCGGGGGCCGGACGTCGAGGCGCGGCTCGAGGACGGCGACGACGTGCGGGTCACGCGGCTGCCCGCCGGGCAGCTGCCGGCCTTCGTCGCCGCTCGGGAGTCCGCCGGGCAGCAGCCGGTGCGCTGGGTGTGGGACGACACGACGCGCTGGTACCCCGCCCTGCTCGACGCCGGGGTGCGGGTGGCGCGCTGCACGGACCTGCGGCTGTGCCACGCCCTGCTGCGCCGCTCGCCGTTCGTCGCGCAGGCGCTGCTGACCGGCCCGGACACCGCGGGCTGGGACGCCCTCCAGCCGGTCGTCGCCGCCGACCCGGCGCTGTTCCCGCTCGCCGACCCCGCCGACGCGCTCGACCCGGTCGCCGAGGCCGCGCGCCAGCAGGCGGCCCGGGCGGGGTCGCCGCAGCGCCACCGGCTGGGCCTGCTGCTCGCCGCGGAGTCCTCCGGCGCCCTCGTCGCCGCAGAGATGACGCACGCCGGGCTGCCGTGGCGCACCGACCTGCACGAGCGGCTGCTCACCGACCTGCTCGGCCCGCGCCCGCCGGCCGGGCACCGGCCCGTCGTGCTGGAGCGGCTGGCCGCCGACGTCCGGGCTGCGCTGCGCGCGCCGGAGCTGAACCCGGACTCACCCGGTGGGCTGCTCCGGGCGCTGCAGACCGCGGGGCTGCCGGTCGAGGACACCCGGTCGTGGACCCTGGAGCAGCTCGACCACCCGGGGGTCGCCCCGCTGCTGGAGTACAAGAAGCTCTCCCGGCTGCTGACGGCGAACGGCTGGAACTGGCTGGACACCTGGGTCCGCGGCGGGCGGTTCCGGTCGGTCTTCGTCCCCGGCGGGGTGGTCACCGGCCGGTGGGCGTCCAACGGAGGCGGCGCGCTGTCGGTGCCGGCCCTGATCCGGCCGGCGGCGGTCGCCGACGAGGGCTGGCGCTTCGTCGTCGCCGACGTCGCGCAGCTCGAACCGCGGGTGCTGGCCGGGATGAGCCGGGACACCGCGATGGCCGAGGCGGCCCGCTCGGCCGACCTGTACGCCGGCATGGTGACCAGTGGCGCGGTCGCCACCCGGGCCGAGGCGAAGGTGGGCATGCTCGGGGCGATGTACGGCGGCACCCGCGGGGAGAGCGGCCGGATGATGCCGCGGCTGACCCGCCGCTACCCGCGGGCGATCGGGCTGGTCGAGGAGGCCGCCCGGGCCGGTGAACGCGGCGAGGTGGTGCACACGCTGCTCGGCCGGGGCTCGCCGTTGCCCACGGGCCCGTGGGCCGAGCGGGCGGTCGAGCCGGCCGAGGGCGCGCTCTCCCCGGAGGACCGCGACCGGCACCGCCGGGCCTGGGGCCGGTTCACCCGGAACTTCGTCGTGCAGGGCACCGGTGCCGAGTGGGCGCTGTGCTGGCTGGCCGATCTGCGCAACCGGCTGTGGCGGCTCGGCGAGGGGGCGCTGACCGACCGCCCGCACCTGGTCTTCTTCCTGCACGACGAGGTGCTGGTGCACACCCCCGCGCAGCACGCCGACGCCGTGGCCGCGGCGGTCCGGGAGTCGGCGGCCGAGGCCGGGCGCCTGCTGTTCGGCGACTTCCCGGTCGACTTCCCGCTCGACGTCGCCGTCGTCCGGTCCTGGGCGGACGCCGACTGA
- a CDS encoding DUF4267 domain-containing protein has product MTRDWDVTRKTIGSLSMWLGTGALFAPRAMTAVLGVREQAAQGDVALPLLVRLIAARNIAMGAALLVTPAPQARRTTEVTLLLTLLDAAAVLVARRGRDVADRSAGLSLVVLSLAAAGAVRWHRR; this is encoded by the coding sequence ATGACTCGCGACTGGGACGTGACCCGCAAGACCATCGGATCGCTGTCGATGTGGCTGGGCACCGGGGCGCTGTTCGCGCCGCGGGCGATGACGGCCGTGCTCGGCGTCCGGGAGCAGGCGGCGCAGGGCGACGTCGCGCTGCCGCTGCTGGTGCGGCTGATCGCCGCCCGGAACATCGCCATGGGCGCGGCGCTGCTGGTCACCCCCGCGCCCCAGGCTCGCCGGACCACGGAGGTGACCCTCCTGCTCACCCTGCTCGACGCGGCCGCCGTGCTGGTGGCCCGGCGGGGCCGGGACGTCGCCGACCGCAGCGCCGGGCTGTCCCTGGTCGTGCTCTCGCTGGCCGCCGCCGGTGCGGTGCGCTGGCACCGCCGCTGA
- a CDS encoding class I SAM-dependent methyltransferase codes for MPDTRSPSSPRAPGVPPTLVDGTRLWVDARLRALVQRRGEAPILHRLGGDVPGGRALELGPGRRGTGLRLALELFGAEQATGVELYPASVADARLALDDLGGRVTVVQGDATALPQDDSSVDAVFGYHVLHHVGPWREVVREAARVLRPGGRFYSCEMTARFIDSRPLRAVSRHPADGDRPIPEAIADACRDAGLTVVAQETRLAGLWTGLVATRS; via the coding sequence GTGCCCGACACCCGCTCGCCGTCCTCGCCACGCGCCCCGGGAGTGCCCCCGACCCTGGTCGACGGCACCCGGCTCTGGGTCGACGCCCGGCTCCGCGCGCTCGTCCAGCGCCGCGGCGAGGCCCCGATCCTGCACCGGCTGGGCGGCGACGTGCCCGGCGGCCGGGCGCTCGAGCTCGGCCCCGGCCGGCGCGGCACCGGCCTGCGGCTGGCGCTGGAGCTCTTCGGCGCCGAGCAGGCCACCGGCGTGGAGCTCTACCCGGCCTCGGTGGCCGACGCCCGCCTCGCCCTCGACGACCTCGGTGGCCGGGTCACCGTCGTCCAGGGCGATGCCACTGCGCTGCCCCAGGACGACAGCTCGGTCGACGCCGTCTTCGGGTACCACGTGCTGCACCACGTCGGCCCCTGGCGCGAGGTCGTCCGGGAGGCGGCCCGGGTGCTGCGCCCGGGCGGGCGGTTCTACTCCTGCGAGATGACCGCCCGGTTCATCGACAGCCGGCCGCTGCGGGCGGTGTCCCGGCACCCGGCCGACGGCGACCGCCCCATCCCGGAGGCGATCGCGGACGCCTGCCGGGACGCGGGGCTCACCGTCGTCGCCCAGGAGACGCGCCTGGCCGGCCTCTGGACCGGGCTGGTCGCGACCCGCTCGTGA